In one Lentimicrobiaceae bacterium genomic region, the following are encoded:
- a CDS encoding twin-arginine translocase TatA/TatE family subunit — MAIFLVFGPKKIPEFARKMGKIMFEFRKAANNITKEFNQETGAIKDELNETEKIISEQTEKIKAEITKSKQKIIDNLKTEDNNTPTSSDVNTIHSTENNNV, encoded by the coding sequence ATGGCAATATTTCTCGTATTCGGTCCTAAAAAAATACCCGAATTCGCCAGAAAGATGGGAAAAATTATGTTCGAGTTTCGCAAGGCTGCCAATAATATTACCAAAGAGTTTAACCAGGAAACCGGAGCCATAAAAGACGAATTAAACGAAACAGAAAAAATTATCAGCGAACAGACAGAAAAAATTAAGGCTGAGATTACCAAAAGCAAACAAAAAATTATAGACAATTTAAAAACAGAGGATAACAATACCCCGACATCCTCTGACGTTAATACAATTCACTCCACTGAAAACAATAATGTGTAA